In Nicotiana tabacum cultivar K326 chromosome 21, ASM71507v2, whole genome shotgun sequence, one DNA window encodes the following:
- the LOC107794968 gene encoding uncharacterized protein LOC107794968, whose amino-acid sequence MYTYRPSSVPQISDSFDGSCSSPKVSSSPWLMLLPEFKEDSTVFKFYRLAEGYVIQVQHEQQVMMPDIDSVCLGSLSKGWLVCIQPKDCLLFMFNPLSGKTIQLPSIETFPCVNGVIQNSIRVECFLNHQSIPLTPQRMSSYIVEKMILSSPDPMEEDCIALVIYGPHQRLAFCRRPGIAEANSWTALDGPLREYSQIVFHNGKKLFFALTQDKELEAWDLHNDPTKRFLIQIEDIGCSDD is encoded by the coding sequence ATGTATACATACCGACCTAGTTCTGTTCCTCAAATTAGTGATTCTTTTGATGGAAGTTGCAGTAGTCCTAAGGTGAGCAGCAGTCCATGGTTGATGCTACTGCCGGAGTTTAAGGAGGACAGCACCGTCTTCAAATTCTACAGACTGGCAGAAGGGTATGTCATACAAGTACAACATGAGCAGCAAGTGATGATGCCTGATATTGATTCCGTTTGCTTGGGTTCATTATCCAAGGGATGGCTTGTTTGTATACAGCCTAAAGATTGTCTTCTCTTCATGTTTAACCCACTTTCTGGTAAGACTATCCAGCTTCCATCCATTGAAACTTTCCCCTGTGTTAACGGCGTTATTCAGAATAGTATCAGAGTCGAATGCTTTCTTAACCACCAATCTATTCCCTTAACCCCACAACGTATGTCTTCATACATTGTCGAAAAGATGATCCTTTCATCCCCTGATCCTATGGAAGAGGACTGCATAGCGTTGGTCATTTACGGGCCCCACCAGCGACTCGCATTCTGCAGGAGGCCTGGCATAGCTGAAGCCAATTCGTGGACTGCACTCGACGGTCCCTTACGCGAGTACAGTCAAATTGTATTCCACAATGGAAAGAAACTATTTTTTGCTCTCACCCAAGATAAGGAGCTTGAAGCTTGGGATCTCCACAATGATCCAACTAAGAGGTTTCTCATCCAGATTGAAGATATAGGCTGCAGTGATGATTAG